Proteins found in one Quercus robur chromosome 2, dhQueRobu3.1, whole genome shotgun sequence genomic segment:
- the LOC126715083 gene encoding probable disease resistance protein At1g61300 isoform X2 — MELSGTILEIAKIIWAPLGKCVKYHRSLEEKMILLHNKLEVVNSRKEDIESRMNVELCLGKQLKKEVQLWLENVKKMNGEVETINQEVGEGKFLSRAHLGKLVIKKIQEVEELHQKGSFNDSLVVDGPDGNRVMLPTAIVVGDTTRRNMDQIWACLMDNDVRKVGVHGIGGVGKTTIMKHIYNQLLIETGKFDNAVWITVPKASSVIQLQSKIAHAFQLGLSENESDTVRAAKLMAMFRMRKRYVLILDDLWEEFELEEIGIPEPTRDNECKLVLTTRLSDVCVRMGCKKIQVQLLSENETWNLFLEKVGRDLVAPEIETIAKDIAKECGRLPLAIITIARSMKGVVDHCEWRNALEELRVSTSGLNDMGKVYEQLKFSYIHLQDERLRHCLLYCALYPEDFLIGRKELIEHLIAGGVIEGMKNKRAEFDKGHAMLNKLENSCLLESVADQNKDMKWVKMHDLIRDMALQITSTSPRFLVEAAVYLRNFPNIEKWAENLEKVSLMHNYISEVPSNLSPKCRRLSTLLLSSNHTLTLIPNSFFVHMHALQVLDLSDTGLEILPDSVSGLENLTALLLRGCYRLKYVPSLAKMKVLMKLDFSHSGIKEVPQGQLYDQNDFNAYVRCLQEQGPNNYFIRVGEGNEAIEEEMESFQKEVQFTKCNIGRGEDMMLLLPGDIQTLQIIKCHDIISLSSISSLNNASELKTCVLSNCNGIECILQQSSYILLENLESLTLFSLCNLCDLFRGGRAAPLPPGTFSALKNLSIWSCQSMKKLFEVSLLLHLKNLESLDVSSCKQMKEITATGHEYALGESSNLSSNNDFPISLPQLRYLSLDCLPQLERIYRGTMVCYSLEVIQVFGCPKLKRIPLSLPLIGGQPSPPPKLQRISTNIWEALEWDHPNAKNVLQPLVQSVQTWG; from the exons ATGGAGCTGTCAGGGACAATCTTagaaattgcaaaaataatatGGGCTCCACTTGGTAAATGTGTGAAATATCATAGAAGCCTTGAAGAAAAGATGATACTTCTCCATAACAAGTTGGAAGTCGTGAATAGTCGGAAGGAGGACATTGAATCAAGAATGAATGTAGAGCTTTGTTTAGGAAAACAGTTAAAGAAAGAGGTTCAACTTTGGTTGGAAAATGTGAAAAAGATGAATGGTGAGGTGGAAACCATAAACCAAGAAGTTGGAGAGGGGAAATTTCTCTCACGCGCTCATTTAGGAAAacttgtaattaaaaaaattcaggaAGTGGAAGAGCTTCATCAGAAGGGAAGTTTTAATGACAGTTTGGTAGTTGATGGTCCTGATGGCAATAGGGTGATGCTGCCGACGGCAATAGTAGTAGGTGACACAACTAGAAGAAATATGGACCAAATTTGGGCATGTTTGATGGATAATGACGTCAGAAAAGTAGGAGTTCATGGAATTGGAGGTGTTGGCAAAACGACCATCATGAAACATATCTATAATCAGCTCTTAATTGAGACTGGTAAGTTTGATAATGCCGTATGGATCACTGTACCAAAGGCTAGCAGTGTGATTCAATTGCAGAGTAAAATTGCACATGCCTTTCAATTAGGCCTTTCAGAAAACGAAAGTGACACAGTAAGGGCAGCAAAGTTAATGGCAATGTTTAGAATGAGAAAGAGGTATGTTCTAATTTTAGATGATCTGTGGGAAGAATTTGAACTTGAGGAGATAGGGATCCCAGAACCTACTAGAGATAATGAATGCAAATTAGTATTAACAACTCGATTATCTGATGTATGTGTAAGAATGGGATGCAAAAAAATCCAAGTGCAGCTCCTTTCTGAAAATGAAACATGGAATTTATTCTTGGAAAAAGTTGGACGTGACCTTGTTGCTCCAGAAATAGAAACAATTGCAAAGGATATTGCTAAAGAGTGTGGTCGTTTGCCACTTGCAATTATCACAATAGCTAGAAGTATGAAGGGTGTAGTTGACCATTGTGAGTGGAGGAATGCATTGGAAGAACTGAGAGTCTCTACATCGGGCCTCAATGACATGGGGAAGGTATATGAACAGCTAAAGTTTAGTTATATTCATCTGCAAGATGAGAGACTTAGACATTGTCTCCTTTATTGTGCACTATACCCAGAAGACTTTTTGATTGGGAGAAAGGAGTTGATAGAGCATTTAATTGCAGGAGGAGTAATAGAAGGAATGAAGAACAAGCGTGCAGAGTTTGACAAGGGCCATGCTATGTTAAATAAGCTTGAAAATTCTTGCCTACTAGAAAGTGTTGCGGACCAAAACAAGGATATGAAATGGGTGAAAATGCATGATTTGATTCGAGACATGGCACTCCAGATCACAAGCACAAGTCCTCGATTCCTGGTAGAAGCTGCTGTGTATTTGAGAAATTTTCCAAACATTGAGAAGTGGGCAGAGAATCTTGAGAAGGTCTCCTTAATGCACAACTACATATCAGAAGTCCCTTCCAACTTATCACCCAAGTGTCGTAGGCTCTCAACCCTGTTGCTATCATCAAATCATACTTTGACTCTCattccaaattctttttttgtgcATATGCATGCGCTCCAGGTTCTTGATCTATCCGATACTGGCCTTGAGATTTTGCCAGATTCCGTGTCTGGGTTGGAGAATCTCACAGCTTTATTACTGAGAGGTTGTTACCGATTGAAGTATGTGCCCTCCTTAGCAAAGATGAAGGTGTTAATGAAGCTAGACTTCAGTCATAGTGGAATCAAGGAGGTACCCCAAG GCCAGTTGTATGACCAGAATGATTTTAATGCATATGTGAGATGTCTGCAAGAACAAGGACCAAACAATTATTTCATCCGAGTGGGAGAAGGGAATGAGGCAATTGAAGAAGAAATGGAATCTTTTCAAAAAGAAGTACAGTTTACAAAATGCAATATTGGCAGAGGAGAAGACATGATGCTTCTTCTGCCAGGTGACATTCAGAccttacaaattatcaaatgtCATGATATCATCAGTTTATCCAGTATTTCTTCATTGAACAATGCTAGTGAATTAAAGACTTGTGTACTTTCTAATTGCAATGGAATAGAGTGCATACTTCAACAGTCATCTTACATCCTACTCGAAAACCTTGAGTCCCTAACACTTTTTagtttgtgcaacttgtgtGACCTTTTTAGGGGAGGAAGAGCTGCACCACTTCCTCCTGGCACATTTTCTGCTCTAAAAAACTTATCCATTTGGAGCTGTCAAAGTATGAAGAAGCTGTTTGAGGTCAGCTTGCTGCTGCACCTTAAAAACCTGGAATCTCTTGATGTCTCTTCCTGTAagcaaatgaaagaaataacaGCAACAGGACATGAATATGCGCTGGGTGAGAGCAGCAACCTCTCTTCTAATAATGATTTCCCAATATCTCTCCCACAACTGAGGTATCTGTCCCTTGATTGTCTACCACAACTGGAGAGAATTTATAGGGGCACAATGGTCTGCTATTCTCTCGAAGTAATCCAAGTATTTGGATGTCCAAAACTAAAGAGAATTCCTCTCTCTCTACCCCTTATTGGCGGACAACCATCTCCTCCACCTAAACTACAAAGAATCTCAACAAACATATGGGAAGCCCTAGAGTGGGACCATCCCAATGCTAAGAATGTCCTTCAGCCTTTGGTTCAATCAGTACAGACTTGGGGATag
- the LOC126715083 gene encoding probable disease resistance protein At4g27220 isoform X1 gives MELSGTILEIAKIIWAPLGKCVKYHRSLEEKMILLHNKLEVVNSRKEDIESRMNVELCLGKQLKKEVQLWLENVKKMNGEVETINQEVGEGKFLSRAHLGKLVIKKIQEVEELHQKGSFNDSLVVDGPDGNRVMLPTAIVVGDTTRRNMDQIWACLMDNDVRKVGVHGIGGVGKTTIMKHIYNQLLIETGKFDNAVWITVPKASSVIQLQSKIAHAFQLGLSENESDTVRAAKLMAMFRMRKRYVLILDDLWEEFELEEIGIPEPTRDNECKLVLTTRLSDVCVRMGCKKIQVQLLSENETWNLFLEKVGRDLVAPEIETIAKDIAKECGRLPLAIITIARSMKGVVDHCEWRNALEELRVSTSGLNDMGKVYEQLKFSYIHLQDERLRHCLLYCALYPEDFLIGRKELIEHLIAGGVIEGMKNKRAEFDKGHAMLNKLENSCLLESVADQNKDMKWVKMHDLIRDMALQITSTSPRFLVEAAVYLRNFPNIEKWAENLEKVSLMHNYISEVPSNLSPKCRRLSTLLLSSNHTLTLIPNSFFVHMHALQVLDLSDTGLEILPDSVSGLENLTALLLRGCYRLKYVPSLAKMKVLMKLDFSHSGIKEVPQGMEMLVSLRYLNLYARNLEIIPSGILPKLTSLQFLMFYGASKTLKVKGEEVASLRKLETFAGQLYDQNDFNAYVRCLQEQGPNNYFIRVGEGNEAIEEEMESFQKEVQFTKCNIGRGEDMMLLLPGDIQTLQIIKCHDIISLSSISSLNNASELKTCVLSNCNGIECILQQSSYILLENLESLTLFSLCNLCDLFRGGRAAPLPPGTFSALKNLSIWSCQSMKKLFEVSLLLHLKNLESLDVSSCKQMKEITATGHEYALGESSNLSSNNDFPISLPQLRYLSLDCLPQLERIYRGTMVCYSLEVIQVFGCPKLKRIPLSLPLIGGQPSPPPKLQRISTNIWEALEWDHPNAKNVLQPLVQSVQTWG, from the coding sequence ATGGAGCTGTCAGGGACAATCTTagaaattgcaaaaataatatGGGCTCCACTTGGTAAATGTGTGAAATATCATAGAAGCCTTGAAGAAAAGATGATACTTCTCCATAACAAGTTGGAAGTCGTGAATAGTCGGAAGGAGGACATTGAATCAAGAATGAATGTAGAGCTTTGTTTAGGAAAACAGTTAAAGAAAGAGGTTCAACTTTGGTTGGAAAATGTGAAAAAGATGAATGGTGAGGTGGAAACCATAAACCAAGAAGTTGGAGAGGGGAAATTTCTCTCACGCGCTCATTTAGGAAAacttgtaattaaaaaaattcaggaAGTGGAAGAGCTTCATCAGAAGGGAAGTTTTAATGACAGTTTGGTAGTTGATGGTCCTGATGGCAATAGGGTGATGCTGCCGACGGCAATAGTAGTAGGTGACACAACTAGAAGAAATATGGACCAAATTTGGGCATGTTTGATGGATAATGACGTCAGAAAAGTAGGAGTTCATGGAATTGGAGGTGTTGGCAAAACGACCATCATGAAACATATCTATAATCAGCTCTTAATTGAGACTGGTAAGTTTGATAATGCCGTATGGATCACTGTACCAAAGGCTAGCAGTGTGATTCAATTGCAGAGTAAAATTGCACATGCCTTTCAATTAGGCCTTTCAGAAAACGAAAGTGACACAGTAAGGGCAGCAAAGTTAATGGCAATGTTTAGAATGAGAAAGAGGTATGTTCTAATTTTAGATGATCTGTGGGAAGAATTTGAACTTGAGGAGATAGGGATCCCAGAACCTACTAGAGATAATGAATGCAAATTAGTATTAACAACTCGATTATCTGATGTATGTGTAAGAATGGGATGCAAAAAAATCCAAGTGCAGCTCCTTTCTGAAAATGAAACATGGAATTTATTCTTGGAAAAAGTTGGACGTGACCTTGTTGCTCCAGAAATAGAAACAATTGCAAAGGATATTGCTAAAGAGTGTGGTCGTTTGCCACTTGCAATTATCACAATAGCTAGAAGTATGAAGGGTGTAGTTGACCATTGTGAGTGGAGGAATGCATTGGAAGAACTGAGAGTCTCTACATCGGGCCTCAATGACATGGGGAAGGTATATGAACAGCTAAAGTTTAGTTATATTCATCTGCAAGATGAGAGACTTAGACATTGTCTCCTTTATTGTGCACTATACCCAGAAGACTTTTTGATTGGGAGAAAGGAGTTGATAGAGCATTTAATTGCAGGAGGAGTAATAGAAGGAATGAAGAACAAGCGTGCAGAGTTTGACAAGGGCCATGCTATGTTAAATAAGCTTGAAAATTCTTGCCTACTAGAAAGTGTTGCGGACCAAAACAAGGATATGAAATGGGTGAAAATGCATGATTTGATTCGAGACATGGCACTCCAGATCACAAGCACAAGTCCTCGATTCCTGGTAGAAGCTGCTGTGTATTTGAGAAATTTTCCAAACATTGAGAAGTGGGCAGAGAATCTTGAGAAGGTCTCCTTAATGCACAACTACATATCAGAAGTCCCTTCCAACTTATCACCCAAGTGTCGTAGGCTCTCAACCCTGTTGCTATCATCAAATCATACTTTGACTCTCattccaaattctttttttgtgcATATGCATGCGCTCCAGGTTCTTGATCTATCCGATACTGGCCTTGAGATTTTGCCAGATTCCGTGTCTGGGTTGGAGAATCTCACAGCTTTATTACTGAGAGGTTGTTACCGATTGAAGTATGTGCCCTCCTTAGCAAAGATGAAGGTGTTAATGAAGCTAGACTTCAGTCATAGTGGAATCAAGGAGGTACCCCAAGGTATGGAAATGTTGGTCAGTCTTAGGTATCTTAATCTCTATGCACGCAATCTGGAAATTATACCTTCAGGGATATTACCTAAACTCACTTCTCTCCAATTCCTCATGTTTTATGGGGCTTCAAAAACCTTGAAAGTGAAAGGAGAGGAAGTGGCAAGCCTAAGAAAGTTAGAAACTTTTGCAGGCCAGTTGTATGACCAGAATGATTTTAATGCATATGTGAGATGTCTGCAAGAACAAGGACCAAACAATTATTTCATCCGAGTGGGAGAAGGGAATGAGGCAATTGAAGAAGAAATGGAATCTTTTCAAAAAGAAGTACAGTTTACAAAATGCAATATTGGCAGAGGAGAAGACATGATGCTTCTTCTGCCAGGTGACATTCAGAccttacaaattatcaaatgtCATGATATCATCAGTTTATCCAGTATTTCTTCATTGAACAATGCTAGTGAATTAAAGACTTGTGTACTTTCTAATTGCAATGGAATAGAGTGCATACTTCAACAGTCATCTTACATCCTACTCGAAAACCTTGAGTCCCTAACACTTTTTagtttgtgcaacttgtgtGACCTTTTTAGGGGAGGAAGAGCTGCACCACTTCCTCCTGGCACATTTTCTGCTCTAAAAAACTTATCCATTTGGAGCTGTCAAAGTATGAAGAAGCTGTTTGAGGTCAGCTTGCTGCTGCACCTTAAAAACCTGGAATCTCTTGATGTCTCTTCCTGTAagcaaatgaaagaaataacaGCAACAGGACATGAATATGCGCTGGGTGAGAGCAGCAACCTCTCTTCTAATAATGATTTCCCAATATCTCTCCCACAACTGAGGTATCTGTCCCTTGATTGTCTACCACAACTGGAGAGAATTTATAGGGGCACAATGGTCTGCTATTCTCTCGAAGTAATCCAAGTATTTGGATGTCCAAAACTAAAGAGAATTCCTCTCTCTCTACCCCTTATTGGCGGACAACCATCTCCTCCACCTAAACTACAAAGAATCTCAACAAACATATGGGAAGCCCTAGAGTGGGACCATCCCAATGCTAAGAATGTCCTTCAGCCTTTGGTTCAATCAGTACAGACTTGGGGATag